CGGAGAGTTTCCGTAATTCTGAGAACCCCATCGTCCAGGGATTCCTGCAGGGGATTCCCGAGGACAAAATTATTGGCTCCTGACAAGGAGGACTGTTTATGGATAAAAAAGGTTTTGGTCCGGAGATTAAGGTCGGCATCTTTGTGCTGATAGGTCTGGTAATTTTGGCTTACATGAGCATACGTCTCGGCAAGGTTGATCTGGGCAGAGAGAAGGGCTACCATGTATCCGCGGTCTTTGATTCCGTCTCCGGGTTAGTAAAGGACAGTCCGGTGGAAATGGCCGGGATAGAGATCGGGCGGGTTAAAGACGTTACCCTGAAAGATGGTCAGGCCAGGGTGGATATGGTGATTTCGCCCCATGTAAAGATCAGAAAAGATGCCAAGGCCATGGTACGCACCAAGGGAGTCCTGGGCGACAAATTCATTGAAATAATGCAAGGGAGAGAAGAGGCTTATATCCCTCCTGAAGGCGCCATTGCCAAAACCATTTCTGCTGCAGACCTTGACCAGCTTTTGGTCAAGGTGGAACCGGCCCTGGATGATATCCAGTCCGTGGCTGCCGGCCTTAATAAATTTGTGGGTGATAAAGAAAACCAGACAAATTTTAAGGGCCTTATGGCTGATCTGCGCGATGCCTCGGCCTCTTTTAAAAACATATCCGGTGACGTAGAGGCCGGCAAGGGTACGCTGGGCAAGCTGGTCAAAGATGAGACCTTGTATAACAAGGCGGAAAAAACAGTCAGTACTTTAGAAGAGACGATGGGGACATTAAGCGAGGTGGCCCAGAAGGTAGAAAGAGGCGAGGGCACACTGGGTAAATTAGTCAACGATGAAACTCTCTATAACAAGGCCAAAGATACCGTGGATACACTGCATAATGTGGCCCAGAAGGTGGATAAAGGCGAAGGCACTCTCGGCAAACTGGTCAATGATCCCAGCCTTTATGATGAGACCAAGAAGGCCGTTAAAAGCGTAACCAAGGCCACTACCGGCATACAGGAGCAGGTGCCTGTAACCGTCCTCGGGACCGTGGTGGGAACGGTGTTGCGTTAGTGGAGTGGGGCAAGGGATTTTTCTTAGCTATAGGGATCATATTCAGCCTGCTTGGCACGGGCTGTGCCGCTTTCAACGGGCAAGACCGGCGTGACAATTTTTCTCCCCTTGTTTTTCACCAGGCAGACCGGAAAGAGACGAAACAAGAATTAGATGCGGTTGGCCCTTTCTATAGCTCCTATTCCAATTCCAAAGAAGAAGGGTGGGCCGTAAGACCCCTTCTCTCTTATCATCACGATCGCGAAAAAGAGACTAAAGAATGGCAGTTTCTCTATCCTCTTGGCAAGTACAGGCTTACCCCGGAGGAAAAGTACACCCAGTTCATACCGATTATTTCCGGCCATAAGAACCTCAAGGAAACGCCGGAAGACGGACAAAAAAAAGACTTTGGCTTCTTTCCGGTCTTCTGGGGCAAGACCAAAACGGGGGAACCGTACGGCGGGCTTTTCCCTATCTACGGCCAGTTCAAAGAGCGGTTTGGAAGGGATGAAATAACCTTTTTTCTCTGGCCTCTCTACTCAACAGCCAGATGGGAGGGTAACAAAAAGAAGACCATCCTCTGGCCGATACTTTCCTGGACCAAAGGTGACGAAGAAGAGGCCTTCCGCTTGTGGCCGCTTTACGGTTATGAGAAAAAAAGGGGTGAATATGACCGCTCCTTTTTCCTCTGGCCTTTTTTCTTTAATTATAGGGAGGATCTGGATACCGATGCGCCAAAGACGAAGTGGATGCTGTTCCCGCTTTATATCTCAGAAACATCGCCTATAGAGAATAAGAAAGTAGTCCTCTGGCCTTTTTTCAATTACTACCATGACCGACGTAATGACTACACGCAATGGGATATGCCCTGGCCATTTATCCAGTACGCAAAAAGCGAAGATTATAACGTCAAAAAGTTCTGGCCCATTTTCTCGGAGAAACAAAAGCCGGACAGCTACGAGTTTTCTCTCCTCTGGCCGGTTTATGAGTACTCTAAGGAGAATATGGAGGAGGACAAGGCAGAAAAGACTACCTACCGTTTTTTAATTATTAACAAGTCAGAAACTACGGTCTGGCCGGAGAAAAAAGAAGAAGAAAGCGTTGCCCGGGTCTGGCCGTTATTTTATCTTAAAACCCGGAGGGATGGTTCGGCCTTTCTCCATTTTCCGGCCATTATTCCGCTTGAAGACGAGGGATTTGAACGTAATTACGGGCCGATTCTCAGGCTTTATGAGTATGAAAAGGATAAAGAAGGGGGAGAGAAGTCCAAACTCCTCTGGGGGCTTTATCGCCACGAAACAAGGGGCGACTGGTATCTGGTCGAATTGTCCTGTCTGGCTTCCTGGGAATGCGGCCCGGATATGACCAGGGTTACACTGGCCGAGGGCCTGTTTGAGTATCTACACAAGAAAGCGCATAAGGCCATTAAGCTTTTCTATGTGCCGGATGTGATAACCTGGGGTGAGAAAGAGGTAACATTACCGAATCAAGATGATGCGGCTGTAAAATAAAATCCCTGAGACTTAAAAATCTCAGGGATTTTATGGTCTTTGGTGCCGAAGGCGGGACTCGAACCCGCACAGGCATGGCCTACCACCCCCTCAAGATGGCGTGTCTACCAAGTTCCACCACTTCGGCAAGGCTCATATATAACGTTATTATTTAGTCTGGGGCTGTACTGGCACAGGCGGCTGCGTCTGTAATGGCGCCGGAGGTGCAGGCTCCGATTGTATGCCCTTTACAACTGAGGCGGCCTCGCGATGACTGATTAGATAGGCCAACCCCAGAGAAGTCACCATGAAAATAACTGCCGCTATGGCTGTAAGCTTGCTAAGAAACGTGCCTGGACCGGCGCTCCCAAAAAGCGTCTGGCTTGACCCGCCGAAAACCGCCCCGATATCGGCGCCCTTGCCCGTCTGCAAGAGCACGATGGCAATCAGAAACACACAAACCAGGATATGCAACACAACAACCAGCGTATACATTTTAGACCCTAACGCTCAAATTTAATGATGCGTAAAAAAGAATCGGCCTCAAGTGAAGCTCCCCCAACCAACACACCGTCAATATCAGGTTGGGCCATGAGACCGTCCACATTCCCTGCTTTAACGCTCCCACCATACAATATTCTCAAATCTGACGCAATATTTTTCTCAAACAGCCCTTCCAGCAGTGTGCGAATGAAGGAATGCGCCTCCTGGGCCTGCTCATTGGTCGCGGTTTTTCCCGTGCCGATAGCCCACACGGGTTCATAGGCAATGACCACCTTGTCCATATCCGCGCCTTGTATCAGTTTAAGACCTTCCTTAACCTGCCTTCTGAGAACGGTTAGGGTTTTTCCCGTTTCTCTCTCTTCCAAGATTTCTCCGATACAGAAAATAGGCTGAAGACCGGCATCCAGGGCAGCCCTTATTTTCCGGGCAATCGTCTCATCCCGCTCCCCAAAAATATGACGGCGCTCGGAATGCCCGATGATAACATACCGACAGCCGACATCCTTCAACATTGCAGGGGAGACTTCTCCCGTGTAGGCCCCCTCATTCTCCCAGCAGGTATTCTGGCCGGAAAGGGAGATTCCACTGCCATCGAGCGCCCTGGCTACAGCCGCAAGGGCGGTAAACGGTGGGGCCACGACTACTTCCCGATCCGAAATCCCGGACGCCCCGGATCTTAGCGTATTGCCCAGGGCTACGGCCTCCGGGATGGTTTTATACATCTTCCAGTTACCGGCCACTATGGGTTTACGGGGCATCTGTCAGTCCTCCATATTACGGTTGAAACGCTCCAATGCGACAATTCCCGGCAGTTTTTTCCCTTCCAGGAGTTCCAGGAAGGCCCCGCCGCCGGTGGATATATAAGAAATATTATTTGTCTCGCCGGCCCTGTGCACTGCTACGTCCGTATCCCCGCCGCCGACAATGGTCAGGGCATAGGAGTTGGCGATAGCCCGCACCATGGACATGGTGCCGCGGCTAAAGGCATCCATCTCAAAGGCCCCCATAGGTCCGTTCCAGATAATGGTTTTGGCATTTTGCAAGGCCTCAGAAAAGAGAGTCCCGGTTGCCGGTCCGATGTCCATTACATACCAGTCAGGGGGGATCTCCTGAACGGTAGTAATTTTCGTCTCTGCCTTGGGGTCAGGGCGGTTGGCCACTACGCAGTCAACCGGGAGATAAAGCTTGACCCCTTTTTCTTTGGCCAGCATGAGCAAATGCTTGGCGGTATCCAGGAGGGCATCTTCTACTTTTGATTTCCCGACGTTCCAGTTAACGCTTTTAAGAAATGTATTGGCCATGGCCCCGCCGATGATCATCTTATCAACTTTATAGAGTAAATTTTCCAGGGCGGTTAGTTTACCTGACACCTTTGCCCCGCCAATAACCGCTACCAGGGGCCTGGCCGGATCTTCCATGGAACGATGGAAATAATCCATCTCCGTTTTCATGAGAAAACCGGCCACGCATTCCTTAAAATAATCCGTAACACCGACTACCGAGGCATGGGCCCGATGGGTCACGGCAAAGGCATCGTTTACATAGATGTCTGCCAGTTCAGCCAATTGTTTTGCGAATTCAGGATCGTTTTTTTCTTCACCCGGGTGAAATCGTAAGTTTTCGAGAAGTATTATGTCTCCGGGCTGCATTTTGGCAATAAGCGCCTTCACCTCTTCACCTATACAGTCCGGCGCCATGGTTACATCCTTGCGCAATAATCTGGAAAGTCGCTTGCCAACCGGCGTAAGTCGATGCTTTTCCACCACCTGTCCCTTGGGCCGATCCATATGTGAGGTAAGGATGACCTTGGCATGTTCATCCAGGGCGTGATTGATAGTTGGCAAGACACTTCGAATGCGAACGTCATCGGTTATATTGCCATGCTCGTCTAAGGGGACATTGAAATCCACGCGGATTAAAAGGCGTTTTCCCCTGATATCGACCTCATTTATGTATTTCACACAAAACCCCCTTCTTAGTTTTATATAAGCAGTCAGCTTTCAGCTATCAGCATTCAGCTTAACATACTGTTTATCCTAGTTTTTAACTGAGAGCTGATCGCTGAGGGCTGAAAGCTTGATCCGGAAACGACAGTTTCCGGATGGAAACTAGTTAAGATACTTGCCCATGTAAAGCGCCAGATCAACTATGCGATAGGAAAAGCCGCTTTCATTATCATACCAGGCGATAACCTTGGCCATCCGCCCACCAATAACATTGGTTAAGGGGGCATCCACGATGGCGGAGTAAGGACTACTGGCATAGTCAATAGAAACTAGGGGTTCCGTGTTATATGCTAAAATCCCCTTCAGCTTACCCTGTGCCACTTCTTTAAAGGCATTGTTAATATCTTCCTTTTTAACCTCTCTGGACATCTCGGCGACCAGATCAACCAATGAGACGTCAGGAGTGGGGACCCGTACGGACAGGCCATCCAGCTTTCCTTCCAGTTCTGGAATGACTTTGGCTACGGCTGCGGCCGCGCCTGTGGTAGTCGGCACTATAGACATTCCGGCAGCACGGGCCCGGCGTAGATCTTTATGGGAGCCATCGAGAATGCGCTGATCCATGGTATAAGAATGAACCGTAGTCATTAGACCATGTTCAATGCCAAAGGCATCGTGGAGTACCTTGGCCACCGGCGCCAGGCAGTTGGTAGTACAGGAGGCATTAGAGATAATGTGGTGTTTGTCCGGCTGATATTTATCTTCATTTACACCCATGACTATTGTTGCATCTACATTTTTGCCCGGCGCGCCAATTATGACCTTCCGCGCTCCGGCCTGTAAGTGTTTCAGGTTCGATTCCTTATCTCTAAATTTACCCGTAGATTCAAGGACGATATCCACTCCAAGGTCACGCCATGGCAGGCGGGACAGGTCATCGGTAATCCCGGTAATAGCGACTTCTTTGCCATTGACGGTCAGGGCATGGGCCTTTGCCTCCACAACGCCGCTAAACGGGCCATGTACCGAGTCGTATCTTAGCAGATGAGCCAGGACTGAAGAATCAGCCCGGCTGTTTATGGCTACTACCTCTATGTCTTTCTCCTGCCGTTGGGCAATAATACGTAATAAGAATCGACCTATTCTACCAAATCCGTTAATGGCTACTTTAATAGGCATATTTTCCCCCTTCGATGTTTAGAGTATTGTCAAAGATTAACCACAGAGCACATAAAAAAGTATGTGACACTTTAGCTGCTTGAAAAAAAACTAGTCATCCAGAAAACGGTGCCTCAAGAATCCCCCTTAGTCCCCCTTTTTCAAAGGGGGAAATGTTTCTCCTCCCTTTGAAAAAGGGAGGTTGGAGGGATTTTAGAATACTTTTCAAACAGCTAAACTAATATAAAAATATTAAAAAATCTGACTAGTTAAGTCAACTTATATCTTTCGTATCCGGCACCTTTTTAAGAAAGTCATACTCCATGATAACTGCATCTTCATGGCTATCTGAATAATATCCCGGCCTTTGGCCTACCGGAATGAATCCTGCATCTTTATAAAGAGTTATGGCTGCAACATTGGATGGTCTGACCTCCAGGGTGGCGAACTTTGTACCCGCCGTTTTTCCCATCTTAAGCGCAAAGGAAAGTAGTTCTCGGCCGATTCCTTGCCGGCGTTGGGCCGGATGAACGGCCAGGTTAAGCAAATGGAGTTCATCCAGGACTATCCAAAAACAGATATATCCCAGGACAGGGGAGGGATGAATATTTCTGACTTTTGCCACGTAAGGATAAGAAAAAGGACAGACTAATTCGTCACGGAAGGCTTGTTTGGTCCAAGGAGCAGGGAAGCAGGCTTTTTCAATGAGCATAATCTCAGGTAGATCATCTTCAGTCATCCGGATGATCTTACAGCAAGTCTTGTGAGAGGTGACCTCGGACATTTTCACCGCTGAGCACGCAGAGTCCGCAGAGAAAAACTGTAAAACATTTAATGTGTTATCTCAGCATCCTCGGCGACCTCTGTGGTAAAATTTTACTTTCTACGAGACCGTTATTTCTTGAGTACTTCGCTGGCTTGAGAGATGCCTTTGCGGCCGTAAGATTTAGCCTGTTCAGCTACCTCAGCCAGGGTTAATTTTTCACGAGAATGGGTCAACCTCATCAGCATAGGCAGATTAACACCGGTGACGACGTCAATCTTCCCTTCTTCCAGAAAGGAAAGGCTGATATTGGACGGGGTTCCTCCAAACATGTCCGTCAAAATGAGAACGCCGTTAGTACTATCCACTCTTTTAATAGCTTTTTGGATTTCCTTACGCAACATCTCTACATCTTGTGTCGGATCTATGGACACGGCTGTAACCTGTTCCATCCGTCCCACGATGAATTCAGATACCTTAACTAATTCTTCTGCCAGCTTGCCATGTGTAGCCAAAACTATACCGACCATCGTCACCCCCGTAAAATCAGCCCAGTAGAATATCCCGATGATGGACTACAACCTCGTAGCCCTTCTCCGTAAGAATATTCTTTAATTCCTCTGTGACCGTCACCGAGCGGTGTCTGCCGCCTGTACAACCGGTGGCTATAGTAAGGTACATTTTACCTTCTCTTTTAAAAAAGGGGATAAGAAAGAACAATAACTCGGAGACCTTGCTTAAAAAAGTCTGTGTGGTCTGGTCTTTTAGGACGTAGTCCTTGGCTTGCGGGCTTGTCCCGTCAAGCTCCTTTAAATTCGGCACAAAGAAAGGGTTAGGCAAAAAACGCACATCAAAGACCATGTCTGCCTCGCCGGGGACGCCATATTTAAAGCCGAAGGAAAGGAGATTAACGAGCAGACGATTGAGATCAACGCGGGAGCCATACAGACTGCCAATAGCCCCACGAAGTTGATGGAGATTATAGAAACTCGTATCTAAGACCCGGTCTGCCTCTTCTTTTAGAAGGGCTAATTGCCTCCGTTCCAGGGCGATGGCATCCATAACTGTCGTTACCGGAGAAGGGATCAAAGGATGGTGTCGCCTGGTCTGGCTGAATCTTCTTAACAGTACATCGTCTGAAGACTCGAGGAAAAGTATCTCTAATTTAAAGCCCTCTTTTTTAAGGTCAGCAAAGATAGCGGCATACTCTTTCAGAAAATCCTGTTCGCGCATATCCATTACCAGCGCCGCCCGGACAGTTTGGCCGGGGGCGGGTTTCTGGATGTGCAAGAACTGGGGAAGAAGGACAACCGGGAGGTTATCAACACAATAATAACCAAGATCCTCAAAGGCGCGAAGCGCGGTGCTTTTGCCGGATCCGGAAAGTCCTGTAATGATAACAACCTGGACCGGATTTAACATACACACCAACTCATTAAATTTCTTCGCCCTCGCTCTTAATGATCTCGGCCATTTCTTCTGCCGATTTTGCACCCAGCAATTTTTCCTTAGAGACGGGATTCTTTAAAAAACGCGAAAGCTTGGCCAGAATCCGCAGATACAGGCCGGCCGATTCCTCCGGGGCTAGAAGTAGAAAAAGGAGCCGCACGGGTTTTCCATCGACAGAATCAAAAGGCACACCGGAAAGACTGCGCCCCAGGGATATGATAACCCGGTCCAGGCCCTTTAACTTGCCGTGGGGTATGGCTACTCCATCTCCTATTCCGGTGCTACCCAACTTTTCCCTTTCCAGCAAAATGGAGACCACGGTCTCTTTATCCAGTATCTTATTTTTACGTACAAGCACTTCCGCCAGTTCTACCAGGGCATCTTGCTTGGAATTAGCTCTAAGGTTGGTTATTATATGATCCGAAGATATTAACTCGCTGATTTGCATATTGGTGTCTCTCTTGATTCAGTTTTCATCCGGAAACCAAAAAATTCCGGATGAGCTGTCAGCTATCAGCATGAAGCCGGTTCACCGTTCACTGTTGACCGTTTACCGAAAGAAAATGTCGGACAACGGTTGACGGATAACGGATAACAAACATGCCGACTGCTTCGTCCGGAGGCATTGATTTCCGGACGAAAACTATTTTGGCTCCGGCTCAATAAGCCCATAGTCACCATCTTTGCGTTTATAAATGACATTAATGGTTTCTGATTCGGCGTTAGTAAAGACCAGAAACTCGTTATCTAAGACGTCGAGCTGCATTACTGCTTCATCCAGGTACATGGGCTTGGCCAGGTATCTCTCGCTTTTTATTATTCTGGGGGCGTTTTTTCCTTCGGAGCGGTCGTAACTCAAGATATTTATGCCCACGGTCCGGGGGGGCCTGGTATTGGATACAGACTTTTTATCTTTTACCTTTTCCCGGTGCCTTTTGACCTGCTTTTCTATTTTATCCATGACCAGATCAATGGCCGAGTACATATCGTTGGTTTCTTCCTGGCCTACTATTTTTGTTCCATTGGCCAGGATATTTACCTCGGCTATATGTCTAAACTTCTCGATAGAAAGAGTTACATTGGCCTCGGCAAATCCCTCTAAAAACTTTTTAACTTTTTTCACCCGTTCAATAGCGTAATTGCGTAAAACCTCTGATGGTTCCATGTGCCTGAAAGTCACCGAAATTTGCATAGATTAATCCTCCGTGTGGCTGAATTCAAATTTGACGGCTTCGTAAAAAGTCCATTTGCTGCGTTGCGCGGCATCCTTCGTCACTGCGGCGTAGTTACAACTACGCCTCATTCCTCAGGATTTGCGCGCCTTGCAACTGGAACTTTTTACTGTGCCGTCCAAGATTTTGACTTTTTACAGATTAACCAATTTTGCGCTCATCCGGAAACAACTATTTCCGGCTTCGCGCTTTCAGCTTTCAGCTATCAGCCATGCGGTTTTTGCTGACTGCTGAAAGCTGAGCGTCGAAGATTCGCCGGTATTGTGGCGAGCTGACTGCTATTGTGCGAATTTTTTTCTCTGGTTGGATGGGAGGATTCCCATCACTTCCCTATACTTGGCTATTGTTCGCCGCGCAATATTAATATCATTTTTATTCAGCATATTGGCAATTTCCTTATCGCTATACGGATGACTTGAATTCTCGGATTGGACCAGACGTCGAATCTTATCTTTTACCGCTTCTGAAGCCATAACTTCTCCATGTGCACAACTGATCCCGGTATTGAAAAAGAATTTAAGCTCCAACAAGCCCTGAGGGGTATGAACATATTTATTCGTGGTCACCCTGCTTACGGTTGACTCGTGCATTTCCACATCCTCAGCCACGTCCTTTAGTATAAGCGGTTTTAAATAAGCTATGCCCTTTTCCAAAAATTCCCGCTGAAACTTGACGATACTCTCGGTTACCTTATAGATGGTGCGCTGTCTCTGATGAATGCTTCGGATCAGCCAGACCGCGGACCTCAATTTGCCCTGGATATAGTCCTTGACCGGGGCGGCACCATCCGATGATTGGTTCAAGATGCCCCGATAAAATGGACTTACCCGCAACCTCGGCAGTCCCTCGTCATTCAAGACGATAACAAACTCATCTCCCACCTTATAGACGTAGATGTCCGGGCTGATATAGTGTGTCTCTTCGCCATTGTAAGCCCGTCCCGGCTTTGGCTCCAGCCGGGTTATCACCTCCACGGCCTTGATAACATCGGCCAAAGAAGCTCCTGTCTCCTTGGCGATGGCCTGGTAGTTTTTGACCTCTAGTTGATGGATATGGTTAGATATGATGGTCTCGACTAACGTGTCCTCTAATCCCAGATGCCGGGTCTGTATCAACAGACATTCTTTAAGGTCACGGGCGGCAACTCCGACCGGGTCAAGCCCTTGAATCTTTTTAAGGACTTCTAAGACCAGCTCTTCAGGGACATGTGCAGTAGCCGCAATCTCTGAGAGGGAGGCATTAAGATAACCATCAGCATCCAGGTTGCCGATAATCAACTCACCGACAATTTTTTCTTCCTCTGTACAAGGTGACAGAATAAACTGCCACATGAGGTGCGAGGATAGGGAGGGTTTTCGACTTAACGTGGCCTCAAAAGAAGTTGATTCTTTCTCCTCAAATGAATAGGCGGAATAGCCGCCGCTACTGGTGTTATATTCATCAATATAATCTTCCCAGTTAAGTTCTTCCATGGCTCGCTGGCTATCCATCACTTCAGGTAGCACTCTGTCTTGAACACTTATCTCCTCATTTGAAGTTGCTTCGGAGGGTGCGAGGGAATCCTCGGCGTCCTCCTCTGGTCCTTCTTCCAGTACCGGATTAGCCTCCAATTCCTGGTAGATGCTATCCAACAGTTCCAGCCGGGACAATTGCAACATCTTGATGGCCTGCTGCAATTGCGGGGTCATCACCAATTGTTGGGTAAGCTTTAACTGTTGTTTGAGTTCTAAAACCACGTTAGATCCCCGACCTGGATAAGCCAAAATCGAAAAAGTCTGTCTGGAATTTCAAATGTCAAAATCCCAAGTTCAAACAAATCCAAATGACAATAGCAAATGTCATTAGTCAATAGTCATTTGTCACTGGTCAAACTATTTCATACTCCAAGTTAACCAATGACCAGTGATGAGTGACACTTTAAACTCATTTATCACAGCGTAAATTGTTCGCCCAGATAAATCTTGCGCGCCACCTCACTGGCAGCGATATGCTGCGAATCCCCGGCCTCCAGAATCCTTCCTTCGGTCAGGATATAGGCCCAGTCACAAACAGACAATGTTTCCCGTACATTGTGATCAGAGATGAGTATGCCCAGACCCTTTTCTTTAAGTTGCCGGACGATGGCCTGCAAATCCGAAACGGCCAAGGGATCTATGCCCGCGAATGGTTCGTCAAGTAAAATAAACGATGGCTGAATAGCCAGCGCGCGCAGTATCTCAAGCCGCCTCCGCTCTCCACCGGAAAGTGAGTAGGCTTTGTGCCTGGCCAGATGTTCGATTTTTAGCTCTTCCAACAGGCTTCTTAAGCGGGCCCTTCTTTCCTCCTGGGGCAGCTTCATCGTTTCCAGCACAGCTAATATGTTTTCCTCAACTGTAAGCTTACGAAAGACAGACGGTTCCTGTGCCAGGTAGGTGATGCCGCGACGGGCCCTCTGATACATGGGATACTGGGTCAAGTCTTCGCCATTCAAAACTACCTGCCCTTCATCCGGCTTGATCAGACCCGCAATCATGTAGAAAGTCGTTGTCTTCCCTGCTCCATTGGGTCCAAGCAGGCCGATTATTGAGCCGGATTCGACCCTGATACTGACGTGATCCACGACCCGGCGCTGGCGGTAAGATTTGACCAGGTTATTAGCGACAAGGGTGCCCATAAATCAACCTTTGCATCATTTTTCCGGGTAAACTATAGCCTCAACTCTATTTTCTTCCCGGCTTTCTACTATACTGCGGTCTTCGTCCAGGAAGACGGTAATCTTGCTGCCCTTAATCATGCTGTTACCTTCCCAGACCTTTGGGTCACCGGTCAGGATAACATTCTGTTCGGCCTCATAATAAACCGCTTCGTCGCCAGTGGCAATACGTTTGCCTTTTGTAATTTTGACATGTCCCTTGGCAAAAATCTTTTCCACTTGGTCTCCACCTTCTCCCTGGCCGCCCTCTTTTCCCTCGGCCTTGCGGTAAAAGACA
This window of the Desulfovibrionales bacterium genome carries:
- the lptB gene encoding LPS export ABC transporter ATP-binding protein codes for the protein MGTLVANNLVKSYRQRRVVDHVSIRVESGSIIGLLGPNGAGKTTTFYMIAGLIKPDEGQVVLNGEDLTQYPMYQRARRGITYLAQEPSVFRKLTVEENILAVLETMKLPQEERRARLRSLLEELKIEHLARHKAYSLSGGERRRLEILRALAIQPSFILLDEPFAGIDPLAVSDLQAIVRQLKEKGLGILISDHNVRETLSVCDWAYILTEGRILEAGDSQHIAASEVARKIYLGEQFTL
- the lptA gene encoding lipopolysaccharide transport periplasmic protein LptA yields the protein MDLKGCFLLFKMFLVCTLALSLSTASYATETPNRKAVPIHIKATRLDSYNKENKIIFTGDVIAKKAELTIYADQMTVFYRKAEGKEGGQGEGGDQVEKIFAKGHVKITKGKRIATGDEAVYYEAEQNVILTGDPKVWEGNSMIKGSKITVFLDEDRSIVESREENRVEAIVYPEK
- the rpoN gene encoding RNA polymerase factor sigma-54 — translated: MVLELKQQLKLTQQLVMTPQLQQAIKMLQLSRLELLDSIYQELEANPVLEEGPEEDAEDSLAPSEATSNEEISVQDRVLPEVMDSQRAMEELNWEDYIDEYNTSSGGYSAYSFEEKESTSFEATLSRKPSLSSHLMWQFILSPCTEEEKIVGELIIGNLDADGYLNASLSEIAATAHVPEELVLEVLKKIQGLDPVGVAARDLKECLLIQTRHLGLEDTLVETIISNHIHQLEVKNYQAIAKETGASLADVIKAVEVITRLEPKPGRAYNGEETHYISPDIYVYKVGDEFVIVLNDEGLPRLRVSPFYRGILNQSSDGAAPVKDYIQGKLRSAVWLIRSIHQRQRTIYKVTESIVKFQREFLEKGIAYLKPLILKDVAEDVEMHESTVSRVTTNKYVHTPQGLLELKFFFNTGISCAHGEVMASEAVKDKIRRLVQSENSSHPYSDKEIANMLNKNDINIARRTIAKYREVMGILPSNQRKKFAQ